The following are encoded in a window of Acidobacteriota bacterium genomic DNA:
- a CDS encoding O-methyltransferase, protein MSEQSTPVTQDHFRYLAERTRQEDAFLRSLKASARAGGIPPIWVAPEQGSFLQLLLAAARAREVVEVGTLAGYSAIWMARGLPPGGRVRTIEVSIQYADFAERWIAKSDVADRIRVYRGKGADILAGFHSESADAVFIDADKEGYAVYLREALRVVRKGGLILADNAFGFGHLFEESDPGAAGMRAFNDVMAKESGLHSIIVPLGDGLWVGLKT, encoded by the coding sequence ATGTCGGAACAATCCACCCCTGTCACTCAGGATCACTTCAGGTACCTGGCCGAGCGCACCCGGCAGGAAGATGCGTTTCTGCGCAGCCTGAAGGCGAGCGCGCGCGCAGGGGGCATTCCCCCTATCTGGGTAGCGCCGGAGCAGGGCAGTTTCCTGCAACTGCTGCTTGCGGCCGCGCGGGCGCGCGAGGTGGTCGAAGTCGGCACGCTGGCGGGTTATTCGGCGATCTGGATGGCTCGGGGGCTGCCCCCCGGAGGCCGGGTGCGAACGATCGAGGTGTCCATCCAGTACGCCGATTTCGCGGAACGCTGGATCGCGAAATCCGATGTCGCCGACCGTATCCGCGTCTATCGGGGCAAGGGAGCGGATATCCTCGCCGGATTTCATTCCGAGTCCGCGGATGCGGTTTTTATCGACGCCGACAAGGAGGGCTACGCGGTCTATCTCCGGGAGGCGCTGAGGGTCGTGCGCAAGGGAGGGCTCATCCTGGCCGACAATGCATTCGGATTCGGCCATCTCTTCGAGGAGTCCGATCCCGGAGCCGCCGGCATGCGCGCATTCAACGACGTCATGGCGAAGGAGAGCGGGCTGCACAGCATCATCGTCCCCCTGGGAGACGGGCTCTGGGTCGGCCTGAAAACCTGA
- the folK gene encoding 2-amino-4-hydroxy-6-hydroxymethyldihydropteridine diphosphokinase — MKSGDKSAYIGVGSNIDPGDNIPRALDLLSKRAAVRATSTFYRTRPIGGRDQPEYRNGVWRIETPVAPHLLKSGILRDIERILKRRRSADTYASRTIDLDLLLCDDAVIHDRNLVIPDPDIYRRQFVAAGIFELDPGLRLPDSKIGIRTVLDRLNQSPLRPDETLTLTLRRMVESLQAGGGNATQAELWRREYDTVKGIQLGYTDSEPAAVTALRSVIRRNALSPPKTILDIGCGQGRIGLHLAKEGYRVIGLDVVASAVRKFARTAKAKGLESNVSILVGDMRARWDLPDHSVDCALAITVMDNLMTVRSRRHFVGELRRVLSPDGLFMVECYSEDDGYYGRLLRESNRGSGIVTDPNNGMRFMIYSDRELIDLLAADFRLVHRENAHWRGVKYNQWYARSSVIWAFQRTGCR, encoded by the coding sequence ATGAAGAGTGGAGATAAATCCGCCTATATCGGAGTCGGGAGCAATATCGACCCCGGGGACAATATCCCGAGGGCACTGGATCTTCTTTCGAAACGTGCGGCGGTTCGCGCAACGTCCACGTTCTACCGCACCCGGCCGATCGGTGGCCGGGACCAGCCCGAGTACCGGAACGGGGTCTGGCGCATCGAAACCCCTGTTGCCCCCCACCTCTTGAAAAGCGGAATCCTGAGAGACATCGAGAGGATCCTGAAGCGCCGGCGGAGCGCGGACACTTACGCATCCCGGACCATCGACCTGGATCTCCTGCTCTGCGACGACGCCGTCATTCACGACAGGAATCTGGTCATCCCCGACCCCGATATCTACCGGAGGCAGTTTGTCGCCGCGGGAATTTTTGAGCTCGACCCGGGTCTCCGGCTTCCGGATTCGAAGATCGGGATCCGGACGGTGCTGGACCGCCTGAATCAAAGCCCGCTGCGCCCGGATGAAACGCTCACGCTCACGCTCAGGCGCATGGTGGAGAGCCTGCAGGCAGGGGGCGGAAATGCAACGCAGGCTGAGCTGTGGCGGCGTGAATACGATACCGTGAAGGGCATCCAACTTGGCTATACCGACAGCGAACCCGCCGCGGTCACGGCGCTGCGCTCCGTGATTCGAAGGAATGCACTGTCGCCCCCGAAAACCATACTGGATATCGGCTGCGGCCAGGGCCGGATCGGTCTGCACCTGGCGAAGGAGGGATACCGCGTTATCGGCCTGGACGTCGTAGCATCCGCGGTCCGGAAATTCGCCCGGACGGCCAAGGCCAAGGGGCTGGAATCGAACGTTTCCATCCTGGTCGGTGACATGCGAGCCCGCTGGGACCTACCGGACCATAGTGTCGATTGTGCCCTTGCCATAACTGTCATGGACAACCTGATGACCGTGCGGAGCCGCAGGCACTTTGTCGGAGAACTGCGCCGGGTGCTGTCCCCCGACGGGCTGTTCATGGTCGAATGCTATAGTGAGGACGACGGGTACTACGGAAGGCTTCTGCGCGAATCCAACCGGGGAAGCGGCATAGTGACCGATCCCAACAACGGAATGCGGTTCATGATCTATTCCGATCGGGAGTTGATCGATCTCCTGGCCGCGGATTTCAGGCTTGTCCATCGCGAAAACGCGCACTGGCGCGGCGTCAAATACAACCAATGGTACGCACGCAGTTCCGTTATCTGGGCGTTCCAGCGGACCGGTTGCCGGTAA
- the folB gene encoding dihydroneopterin aldolase: MPQAYDKIHIRDLSLRCIIGIKPEEREKKQRVRINVTLHCSLQDACTTDDIDHTIDYKRVKQEIIDLVHGSSFFLIEALAWHIAGLCLERDGVFEADVTVDKPGALRYARSVAVEICRRK; this comes from the coding sequence ATGCCCCAAGCGTACGATAAAATTCACATCCGTGATTTGAGCCTGCGCTGCATTATCGGCATCAAGCCGGAAGAGCGGGAGAAGAAGCAAAGGGTGCGCATCAACGTCACGCTGCACTGCAGCCTGCAGGATGCCTGCACGACGGACGACATCGATCATACGATCGACTATAAGCGGGTCAAGCAGGAAATCATCGACCTGGTGCACGGTTCTTCGTTCTTTTTGATCGAAGCGCTCGCCTGGCACATCGCCGGGCTGTGTCTTGAGCGCGACGGGGTATTCGAGGCGGACGTCACCGTCGACAAGCCCGGAGCCCTGCGATACGCCCGCTCGGTAGCGGTTGAAATATGCCGCAGAAAATGA
- a CDS encoding SDR family oxidoreductase, producing the protein MASAWAGKTALITGGGHRIGRAIALSLAKKGVNCVVQSLPQSDASETLDEIRAAGVEAHGIRADFLKAGEAAKIFSILRESKIQVDYLINNASIFEESRLLDISADRMDATLAVNTFSPFILARDFAKQAETGVVINILDARIGGYDTGHAGYAISKIMLFHLTRMMALECAPGIRVNAVAPGIILPPPGKGPGYLRKIRGRTLLGTHGSIHHITDSVLFLLKNDFITGETLFVDGGENLKRKRYAPSVR; encoded by the coding sequence ATGGCTAGCGCGTGGGCCGGCAAAACCGCCCTCATCACCGGGGGCGGCCACAGGATCGGCCGCGCCATCGCGCTCTCGCTCGCGAAGAAGGGCGTGAACTGCGTCGTCCAAAGCCTGCCCCAAAGCGACGCCTCGGAAACGCTGGATGAAATCAGGGCGGCGGGGGTGGAGGCGCACGGGATCCGGGCCGATTTTTTAAAGGCGGGCGAAGCCGCCAAAATTTTTTCCATTCTCCGGGAGAGTAAGATTCAGGTCGATTACCTGATCAATAACGCTTCCATATTCGAAGAGTCCCGTCTCCTCGACATTTCCGCCGACAGGATGGACGCCACCCTGGCCGTCAACACCTTCAGCCCGTTCATCCTGGCGCGTGATTTCGCCAAACAGGCCGAAACGGGCGTCGTCATCAATATCCTGGACGCCCGCATCGGGGGATACGACACCGGGCATGCCGGTTACGCCATAAGCAAGATCATGCTCTTTCACCTGACCCGGATGATGGCGCTGGAGTGCGCGCCGGGAATACGGGTCAACGCCGTCGCGCCGGGCATCATCCTGCCCCCCCCGGGCAAGGGGCCGGGATATTTGAGGAAAATCCGCGGGCGCACGCTGCTCGGGACACACGGCAGCATCCACCATATTACCGACAGCGTGCTCTTTCTGCTGAAAAACGACTTCATTACGGGGGAGACCCTGTTTGTCGACGGCGGCGAAAACCTGAAACGGAAACGGTATGCCCCAAGCGTACGATAA